The following nucleotide sequence is from Populus trichocarpa isolate Nisqually-1 chromosome 11, P.trichocarpa_v4.1, whole genome shotgun sequence.
TTCTTGAAATCACCAAGTCAAACGAGTCACATCAAATTgttttccacatggtttttttctgctAGAAGATATATTAGcaatttctaaatatatttttttgtgttcagAAAAAAAAGTTGGGCTTGGATTTTGtctatgaaaaattatttcttccACCCGAACCCACTATTTTGTCCAacccataaaagaaaaaatctaatcAGTTTTTCCTGTGTTTTTTCAATAGAACCTTAACAGGTTTTTTCAACTCAAaagacatttgttttataaccataatgtttagtttttattatggatttacCGTAGTTAATCAAAagttgataatttaaaaattaattatggttAATATAAGAATTCATAACTTTTTAGCTTCCAGAATCAactataaaaaaggataaatgaAGAGTTCAAgagagtatttttattattattttacatacTCTTCCTTACCttaaattttggtgtttttctccttatttttttagcttttatattTCTCTTAAATTTGAAGCTTAGGTTCATTTTGTTGAGAAATTATTGAGTTCATCAACTTCGAGGCAAAGACGTTGTTTATAAGTGCATCCAGACTAAAGAGGTATTGTTAGAATCTTAAGAAGTTTATCGTAAACAACATTTGCACCAAGAGATGAACAATAAAATCTTAAGATGTAACGactcaaaaatttaaatacatcTTTAATCATTTATTAACAGCAAAATGTGTAAATAGGATAATTTTTTCCTCATTCAATGACACTCTCATTCATCATACATAATACAAATTTTGCATGCATAAATATCAATCTTgtgagggatttttttttattattattaaagtaaAGGATTATCCAATTCTAACAAAATTTTAGCAGAGTTTTCCAAAATTTTATCCTGCTTTTAAAATACCtgcaaataataacaataacccTAAATATAACTACCCATGCAATCCATATTCATAGGTTGACTCAAGCATTCCTCTCACCCCATAAACATTAACTATTCCATTTGAATATACTTgtacacaaaatatatatacaattctATATCATTGAATTCTCCACTCATTAATAccattttttacatcaaaataaagaaagggTCGTCACTCTTTTCTCACTTATCAATTTCTCatagtatatttatttaaacataCTAAATAGATCTAGAACCttcatcaacttaaaaaaaataaaaaataaacacaacataacaatacatatacatacatacatacatacatacatacccATTACCATAATATTAATTTCTATCAACTTTAGAAACAATTGTATCACTTGCGATCCTCTCAAACTATATTCCATCTATActatattttcatttcatttaaatactATGTCTTAATTTCTCTTTACATCATGCATAATATACCATCATAGTATTCATCTTTTCTAGTTCTATATTCTTACAATCTGGCCTTTGTAACTCTTTTCATCATACTGATCGATTGATTATCTACTCAAACAAGAACTTATTAGTAATTGAGCATAACAATAGCTTCATTTATTCTCAATTCTAAGAATTCAATATATCGATCTTGAATTTATAGACAATTCACTAACAATAATCCTCCATACATCTATTATTAAATCTCcaaatttgaatttgtatttCACGTCGATAATGTACTCCTTGGTCCATCTTGGTTATcaaaacttatgttttttttatttgatctattttttattattattattatttatcatccaattaaaataaaatcaacttaattattttatccagTTTAGTctataatttaatcataaatttatttttcttctttaaaatatgtttatactccctgacatcattttttttataaaaaaaaaaaactcacagcATAGTGTTGATACCCAACTAGTCTTTATCTATATactcatttatatttataaaaagtaaataaagaaGTAAATAAAATCACGAGCACTTGTTTAGTTTGATCCTTATTAATAGAGGTTAAgtatatgtttggtattgttgtcgttttttaaatttgaaaaaaaactaaaaatctttcTTAACCatgattttataactataatttaACCACACAGTAATACACACTCCTAAAGGGAGCGGAAGTCTCATCTAAACGATGGAAGGCAGTCAAGACACGAAGTCCTAGGTTTGCTGTCGGACCAGTCCATTTCACTTTCAAAAAGGCCCGACTTAAATCAATCCCATCTGGACCATCTTCCCTAACTTCCTAATTAGACAAAGCCATCAGACATTGCTTCGCTGCCCAGAGAATCATCAAAATTTATGCCTCAACGATGGTTGGGTTGCTTTGAGATGTGGAAGACAAGACTGTTCATGTCTACAAATGATACTTTTTTTCACACCCACAAGAAAATTCATTCCATAGTAGAGTGTGGAGCTTATGAAATTCAATGTTTTGATTCCCAATACTAACGATAAGCAACAACCTGCCATGGATTCAAACAAGGTTTCCGTCGTCCTCATCTTTTACTATCAAACTACAAAGTTTTGTTATCCCAACATTGCGTTCCAAGTAGAGGGTAGGAtaggttttgaaatttttttatttattttaaattaatatcttttatattagattattttaatatttgcatattaaaaataaaaaaattattttgatgtattttctaataaaaaaacactttgaaaagcagccattatcacacttccaaacattTTTAGAGTGTGAGAACGCTGTTGAAACCGTgttcctttaaaatttaattatttttttgttaaaatttatttatttatgttttcagatcgttttgatgtacttatctcaaaaataattttttaaaaaaattattttaaaatatttttaaacaaaaaaaatattttaaattgtaatcaCTACCATAATTTGAAACTTGCTCAAACATACGTTTAAACAAATCGATAGAAATCAACATTTTTGTAACTCAAACTGTCTATAGCAGTTAAGGTGGTGTCATTTGTACTAAAGATAACCTAACACTTAAACTACATTTAAGAATATTTGTAAAAGtaatggaaattattttttaaagtatttttagtttaaaaatatattaaaataatttttatttttttattttttacatcaagatagcaaaacaatttaaaattatatatatatatatatatatatatatatatatataaaataaaataaaaataacaaaataatagttCAATATCTGCGTCGTATGGTCCCTTGAAACTAACTCGCATAAGctcaaaacattataaaatgtCTTTTCATACGAAAGTGCCATAACAAGAAAGGGATGGGAAAAGGCAAACGCAAATAAGTCGAGCAATTCATCCATCACTGTCTTTGGTGTCCATCATGGTTAGATGGACGAAATTTGATAGGAACTGTTCAATGCCTCTCTGGGTTTCCTGCCATTCCCATGTGTGCTTCATCACAAATgcttacaaaaacaattataacgtAGATATCATTTCTATATCTTAAATAACTGTAATTACATcctgtttttaatattttattcaattaatatcaACTGTGACTGCAAATCAACAATGCCAGAATATTTATAAGCTGCTCTAAAGCTGTTTTTGCAGATAAAAGAAACAGAGATGAAGACTTGTAAATGAGATTAAGAactaagagaagaagaaaaaactttgaAACCACTCTTTTAGATATACAGTGAAAGAAAGAGAATCACAATCAAGAATGCCAGATTACATTTAATATGCTACGGAATCTATTTGTGGAGAGCTTCCTGACAAGTCTTTTAGCATCAGAAACTTCAGCTTCTGCAAGTTTTTCTATGTTCTTCAAATAACCAGAACTGGCAATCTTTTTTCTTCCACTATTGCAACTTGTTAAGGACAATAATATAGAGATCAGTAACTTTTTGCTACCTGAATTTGCCTCTTCTTGGTCAagcaattgaagaagaaagccCACATTGCGATCGTCCTGCACGAATCTTTTACGGTTTTTAGGCACAGAAACTAAGCTGGAGAGTGCCACAGCTGCCATTTCTCTAACTTCAAATGATTTTGCATCAAGAAACTTAACAAGCTCTGACATAAATCCAGCATCCCCCATTGCCTTTTTAGTTTCCTCTGATTTTCCACAGAGCCTAAATGCTGCTTTCAGTGCCAATTCTTGAACCGAAACATCTCCATTtcgaagaaagaaaagaagctgATCCATAAAACCATAATTCATCAACATAATGATATAACCAGCTGAAGAGAAACATAGATTCTCAATTGCCCATAATGCCATCTCTCGAGATTTTGAAGTACATGCGCTTTTCGGATCAAAAACGCGTACTAATGCCCGAATTCCACCTTCTCTGACCACCAATTGCCTCACTGATTCGTCTACAGATGCAATATTTTGAAGGAACTCGATCGAACTTATCTGCACAGCTTCATCTTTTGATCTTGCCAGCTTGATTAATGTGGGCACTGCACCTTCTTCAATCATAAATCTCTTTATCTCATCAACACCAACAAGATTTCTCAATACCCCACAAGCAGGGCAAACAAGTGCTGTTCTAGAATCAGCACTAGTACATATTTTCAATAGAGCTGTCACACCCCCATAAGCTGAAACTGACCAAGCATTATCAGAATTCTCAGTTAATTTTTGCAAGCTTCTTGCAGCACCCTCCTTGCTTATTTCACTGCCACTCTCCAAAACCCTGATCAAAGGCCCTATAATCCCAGCTCCAATCAAAACAGATTTGTAGGAATCAAAGCCCGAAATCACTGACACGACCTTTGCAGCCTCTTGTTGAATTTCCAATTCCACTGAATCAAGAAGACTAACCAGTATATTCACTATGTCACCAACTTCGACAAGTATCTTCACATACTTATCATCTTCAACAACAACATCATACAAATTGAGCAAAGCCTGTCTCTTCATTTCCAAGTCACCAATTTTCATTCTTGTCAACAGATCTCTAAAGTAAAACCTCATATCATCTTTGCGAGCATTGACACCAGGCCTCGACACAACAATGGCAAAACCCTGAGTCAAAATGCCTGCAGTACAAATCCCAAATAGATTCTTTACATGTCTCTCAAACTTTGCAACCATTACATCCAAATCACTCTGCATCAAGAGCTTGCCACTGTACGAAAGATCCACACATCTTCTAGCAAGATCATAGCAGTCACTAGCAGAGGCTAGGATAGCAGATATCATGCCTGAAAGTATCGGATTCTGGATTGAATCACAATTCTCTAGGGCAGTTAGGCTTGAGCATAGCTCTTCTAGCTTGTTTCTAATCAGTTGCCATTTCACGACAAAAACTTTAATTGGATGAGAGTAGGAGATCAAAGAAGAAATAACCTCAATAGCTTGCCTGAGACTGCACATTGGAAAGATCtggtcttgtttttgaaccttCTTTTCCCAAGTTTTTTGTTTATCAATGATTTTGCAACAACCCCATTTGGAATCTACCTATCAAGGGAGGAATCTAAGCGGTGAAATCTTTTTTAAGATAGAGATAGATAGAGTGTGAGCCTGCATATCTCTCCATGTAGCAATGCTATCTAGCTGTCTATCTTCCGACTTAAAGTTGTGAAGTTGAAACTGAATTGTGTTGCTAACTAGATGCTTTGGTTGTTCATTAGCAAATTACATGACTGTCATCAAGGTTGGAAGGGCATTTTGTCATTTTAGAGGGGGGAAATGGGGTTTCTGCTGTGTTGACTGTGGAGTCTGTTGGAAGTTGGGGAGAGATATCAGAAATGGGAGATGGTCAGAGGGTGAGTTAGTTACTTCCATTGGTGGGTTATGCCAAGGACAGAGGTGGAGAGGTTTCATCTTttcttaattctaaaaaaaattaggtatatttataaagttgttttattatgtttaattcATTGTAAaccaaatatgataaaaaaaaaaactattttatcttgtaacttattattaaatataattttatttcaactgTTATTTTAATTGGTGTTTTCGATATATTTGTTAAGAGTTATTTGATGatattaatatgtttatttaaaaaaaatacatttaaaaacattaccatatatttcattaataccatttatttttatttgaacatttgatttttattctttaaaataatcaacaataaattaatgagaTTTAATTCATATACACAGATGATGCTTAGCATGTGTTTCAAGAACACTCGTTAGCTCTTcccatatttattatttcatcgGTTCTTGATTCTCTTCGCCTATgtggagatatatatataataaagtgTGGTAAATGCAAGACAATAATACATCACACGtgtatttcttaattattcttttcttgCACTTTATAGCATaggttatattaattatttaaccgCTGCTTTCCACCCCACCATACAGTATATATTCTAGAGATTTCAATTTGGAGAGTTGGggtattaattcataaaattatttaaaaaaataatgatgatggtGAGATTTTCTCACTATttagaaagaagaaattaaagtattttCGGTAATATTTTGGCTTGCTTCTCCCAAATTTCATCCATGGAGAGAGTTTCGGTTTATTTATATCCATGATTAGGAGAGGAGCTAATTAAATTTACTCCTAACCCTCCAACTTGCTCTTGATAGCAAAGGGAAGAGACAATGGtgagagaaaacaaaaaccttATGGACCACAGCTCTTAACATGGACATCACCTTCGATATTAggtgaaaagaagaaaaggagaagctCTCATTTCTCCAAGAATGGAGATAACAAACACCCCACCCCACCATGTGAAGCCCTATGGTGGATGACTTGAGCTAGCAGCCACCTTTCCAAGACGAAATGGAGATGAAGCTACAAATAAAACCATCGAGAGAGAAAGGTGCTAGCTAGTGTTCTTTTCTAATCTTTTGTGTGAGGGATTGATGGTGAGAGGAGCTAAGGAAAAGGGCCAAGAGCTACTCTAGTCCACATCAATATTGCTAAAGAAAACGCAAAGGATATTTCCCTTTACGCAAATTAACTTGAGGGACAAGCTTTAGAGGGATTGATGGGAGTTTTTCAAAGAAAGCTCGAGGATCATGCACATTAAAAAACCAGGAAGATGACAAGTGAACAAATTGACCCATGACATGATTAGGTGTCTAATGTTGTACAGATCCTGTCTTAATGCATGACAAGATTATCCACTGTTTTTCTTGTCACGGATCcattattttacatttaacTTTCCACAATTGAGTATGATTTATGCGGAGTGTTTTGGATGTATTGGCTCTAGTTTTTAATCTCTCCGAAAAAGTTTTTCACGTGGCAAAAGAAGGCCTTGATCCTTTCTTGACTGTCTTCAGAATTTGACTCTCTGTTTGTAGGCCAATGTGCTGCCTGAGTGACTCCATAAGAAGATGTTCGTTGCCTTCATCAATTCACAGTATAATTTGACCTGCACATGGTGGTGGGTCTTCATTGTATTTACATTAATCTGTATAATTTACACTTTAGTTTTTCAGAATTCAAACAGATCATAGGACGATCATTGACTAGTGCTAGCTGGTCACTTTTTTTGTTAGCTGGAAGATGCTATAAGTTATTGTTGGACATTATAGGGCTCTTGTGAGCCTAGCTAGCGCGAGCCCTCGAAGCAATGGTGTTTTGGTTGATTAATGCACTATTGCTATGTTAGGTGCAAATGGGATTTGTGTGCCAAAGCAAAGAGTGGTATCTTTAGACAGAACTTTGAGTGGAAAAGAAGTGAAATTTAACACACAAGCTAGCATAGCTAGGTACAATTTACCTTGGCTTCGAAGAGAAAGATACacacatcaaattttttttaagttcatctACATTAgtgataaaaacaacaaaatggCCCTAACAATGAGGTTAAAGATccaagattttaaattaatctctcAAGAACTTCAATAATCAAACAGGACAATTTAGAGACAAAACCCTCTAATTAAGGAGGATGCATTGTATAAAGCATTGCTTAAGTTTCTTGGTTTATGTGGGTGTTGAGTACTTAACCTAAAactatattaatattaagatttaaaaatctGTGTCTGGACCTTGATGTGGTCCGCTAAATCAAGCCATTAGCACTGAAAATGGCCTTCCCAAAATAATACAGTCCTAATCTTTTCCTCGGACGGTCGGACCCCTTCCATTTGACTAAGAAGTTTTAAGCACTACAACCGTGGAGCTAACTCTTTAAAAAGTCTAGTGGTTATGTGGTGGTTTAGCTAACTAGACATTCATGCCAAAGCCATTgacaactccttttcttttctttactttatgTAAGAATAAATAACGCAACTCAAAGTGAAAGCAAAGCTAACACGTGTACAATGTGATTAGCCTTGTTAATCACCGACTACAAGTAAGTTTTTATGAACATATTGGGATTTACTAAATGTTGCGAACCTTGtgatataaagatttaaaaatctATAATCAAATCACTCCtctttaaaataactaaattcaaGCTTTGATCTtgacataataataaaactataaaatttgatcaattctttaataaattaaactagttcaataaaaaataaaaaagtatgagCAAAAACTCCACATATAcactaataattattaaaatcaaaatcataaataatttcaaaatgagaATAATTAGTAGTAGTATGGacatttatattatatgcatattcAATAAATAGCAAATAACCTtctaaattctttaaatttttcaaattcat
It contains:
- the LOC7485599 gene encoding vacuolar protein 8, coding for MCSLRQAIEVISSLISYSHPIKVFVVKWQLIRNKLEELCSSLTALENCDSIQNPILSGMISAILASASDCYDLARRCVDLSYSGKLLMQSDLDVMVAKFERHVKNLFGICTAGILTQGFAIVVSRPGVNARKDDMRFYFRDLLTRMKIGDLEMKRQALLNLYDVVVEDDKYVKILVEVGDIVNILVSLLDSVELEIQQEAAKVVSVISGFDSYKSVLIGAGIIGPLIRVLESGSEISKEGAARSLQKLTENSDNAWSVSAYGGVTALLKICTSADSRTALVCPACGVLRNLVGVDEIKRFMIEEGAVPTLIKLARSKDEAVQISSIEFLQNIASVDESVRQLVVREGGIRALVRVFDPKSACTSKSREMALWAIENLCFSSAGYIIMLMNYGFMDQLLFFLRNGDVSVQELALKAAFRLCGKSEETKKAMGDAGFMSELVKFLDAKSFEVREMAAVALSSLVSVPKNRKRFVQDDRNVGFLLQLLDQEEANSGSKKLLISILLSLTSCNSGRKKIASSGYLKNIEKLAEAEVSDAKRLVRKLSTNRFRSILNVIWHS